DNA sequence from the Sinorhizobium sp. RAC02 genome:
TCAACATCATTTTACCTCATATTGCGTCTTTTGGCTTCAATTGCTTAAGTCAGTAGGCGTCTAGGAGCGAAAACTGACGGAAAATGATGGGCTAGGCCCGCGCCACACGCGTGGTTTTCTGAGGAAAAGCTGATTTGCCTACGCATACCCCTTGTATTTCGGATGGAGAGAAATACATCATTTCGCGTCATTTTGTGGAAGGACACGCTTTGCGCTCGACATTGACGGACATTGCCCGTGAAGCCGGCGTTTCACCGGCGACAGTGGATAGGGTCCTCAACAATCGTCAGGGCGTGCGGGATCGGACCCGCGACGCCGTGCTCGAGACCGCCCGCAAACTAGGCTATCTCACCGGACCGTTCTCGGAAGTGACGACTGCGGCCGGGAAAATTCGGCTAGACTTCGTACTTCCGGCCGGCACGAACACCTTCGTCGCTAACCTTCTCACGCAGCTTGTCAATCAGGGCGCCCTTCAGGAAGACCTCGACATCCGCGTTCACTCAATTGAAGGCTTTAATCCGGATACGCTTGCACGCACGCTCAATTCGTTGGTGGGCCTAACGCAGGGCGTCGGCGTCATCGCCCTCGACCATCCCACCGTACGAGAGGCCATGCGCGAACTCTCGCTATCTGGCGTGCCGATCGTGACGCTTGTCTCCGATATCCTTCACGTGCCTCGCGCAGGGTATGTCGGCATCGACAACCGTGCGGCAGGCAGGCTTGCCGGCTATCTGCTTGGCCGTTTCCTCGGCAGTGGTACGAAGCGGAAGATCGCGCTGTTCGCCGGGTCGCTGTCTTATCGCGGGCACGAAGAGCGCGAAATGGGCTTCCGTCACGTCATCACGGAAGAATTCCCAGATCTCGATGTCGTCGAACTGCGCGAAGTCCGCGACGACCGCCAACGCGCCTATGAGGAAGCGGTCTCCCTTTTCAAGCGCCACCCCGATCTCTCCGGGATCTACAATATCGGCGCCGGCAATGCCGGGATTGGCCTGGCGCTACAGGAGACCGGCATCGCATCCTCGGTCATCTTCGTCGGCCACGAACTGACGGAGAGCACCAAGCGCTTTCTTCTCGACGGCACCATCGATGCCGTCATCGACCAAAATCCGCGCGTAGAGGCGCGCGAAGCCATTTCCATGCTGAAAAACACGATCCTCGGCGGGAAATTCGACCACCACCCGCCGCGACTTCAGGTCATTTTCCGAGAGAACATCCCGGAATCGTGAGATCTACTTATCCGAAATTGAAGCGGGGCCACTCATTGCAGTAGCTATTGCTGGTTGTTGGCGCACGCTTGCTCAGAAGAGGCTCCGGAAAATCAGCATGCGGTCAACAGATTTCTCCGCCGCACCAATCAAGTGCCTGGTTCATTGGGGCAGTGCTAACGAGCTTGACACTGGAGCCACAGGAGAGCGGTGTAGCATTCGATTCGCGAACTTGTCGGCGGCATGACCGCGCAGCAAGCTGCCTGGAAACTCCGCGGTCTCTCGCCCGCTACATTAGGTCTTGATGGAATCAGAACCGGTGGCCCCGTGAAAATCCCAACTCATATGGAAATTCACAGCCTACACAAGACCTTGAGTACGAATGACCGAGTTGGTCCGGCAGCTAACTCGAAGCGGAAAACTAGAGCCTTTGCGCTCCCGATTCACCGGCAAGCTGCGGCTGAGAACGACGAGCCTCGCAAACGCATTGATCCAAACGGACGATCACCTCCCGAGGCATTTAAAGCTCGGCGAATTGCTTTTTGGACGCGTTTCCCGTAGGGGGATCGCACAATCCTTTACGTGAGATCGACCCATGAGAATGCCGCAGCGCAGCTTCGTCGTTGAATTCAACTCGCGTTCCCGGCAAACTAAAGCAAGCAAGCCCGCGTCAATCTGGGCTGACACGGATTTGAAGGCAGTCGCGCGGCAGGTCGAAGAGCAATCCGCACATCTGTTCGATCAGTCAGCGGATAGAGAGGCGGCCAAGGCTGCAGCTTCCCGGTTGGAAGCGCCACCTCAGGTCCCCTCCGCGCTGCAGTGTTCGACTTTACCTTCGGAGTCCGAGACCCCAATGGCCAAATCGCAGGTCACTGACGTTCGGCTCGCAGACAACACGATGGCGAAGGATGTTAAAAATGGGCCGCCCGAAACGGCCGGGCAGCCACCTGCCGCTTCCGAAACAGCGGCTCCTGCGCCTCAACGCATGACGGTACGCAAGATAAAAACGCGCGCAGTGCAATCCGAGCGCAAAGCCGCGCCACGAACGGCGCCAGCAGGCGGCCTCAATGCGCAGGAGGCATTCGCTTCGGCTACCGATCTCGCCGCCCTTGAAGGGGAAAACAGGCGGCTGAAAGCGCTGTTGCGGGAACATCTCTCTGCTGAACACGCACAGCTAGCAGCCATGCTTCTGCGCTTTCAATAGGCTGTCTTCCGTACCCTTCTCGTCAAGGTACGATCTAGGTTGCGCTCCAACGCTTCGGGATCACGCCTTAAGCGTCAGGACCGCCAAATCGCTCCAGCATTTTATGAAGTTGAGCATTCTGCTGCTTCAGTTTCTCCGCCAGCTGGCGCGTTAACGCCCGGATCTCCACATCAACCCCGGCGACCTCCGCATGGATGTTGGCGCCGGATGGTCTGGTGGAGGTTTGACGGTCGGCCGCGGCCTCCACCTCCTGGTTCACCGGCTCGGTTGGAGCCGGCTTCTTGCCTCGTCTCGGCCGCGTAACTGGCGGTGTGCTGGCGATCGCCGCTTCGGGCTCCCTTTTGCTCTTTTGAGCAAGACCTTGATTGGATCTTTTGGATGAACGCGTCGCTACACGATCGATAGCGTCGAGGTTCGCAAGAGAAATGCCGTCATCGGCTTTGGCGTCCGCCAAGATCGTTTCGTCGGCGTGCGTAACATTCTCGCGCTTGAGTTCAAGGAAGGGCTGAACCGGCGCCGAAGAAGACGAGGAAGTCTCCTGCCCATCGGCCAATTCCTGCGCCTCTTCCGGCGATCGCCGCCGGAAGACCAGTTGTCCAATCATTTTCCACGGTGACTTCATTGTGCTTCAACCTCTGGCGTCCGCAGCATGACGTCACGTATTCTACCGCGGGTTCGCGGCGAACCCGAGGCGCGAGAAGTGTTATCGCGCTTGCAACCGAACTGGCTCGGACGCGACCCTGTCATTACATCAGGCCAGACCGAGCCGTTTACGCAGATCCGCGTTTTCCGAACGCAGTTTCTCGGCCAGCGTTTGGCGAAGACGCTTGTTCTCTTCTTCCAGCTGCAGAAGTTCCGCCATCTCGTCCAGAGCAGGAGCGGAGGCTTTCGCTATGGCCTTCGCCGGCTTGACAGCGGCAGGAGTTCTTTTGGCCCTGGTTTTGATCGGCTTTTCCGTGATCACCGCGACGTTGGTATCAATGCCAGCGTTTGCACCGTGCTTCTTACGCTGTTTTGCAACAGTCGCAGTCTCCAGCGACGCAGCCTTCGAGTCAGGAGTAGATTTCGCGCGC
Encoded proteins:
- a CDS encoding LacI family DNA-binding transcriptional regulator, whose amino-acid sequence is MRSTLTDIAREAGVSPATVDRVLNNRQGVRDRTRDAVLETARKLGYLTGPFSEVTTAAGKIRLDFVLPAGTNTFVANLLTQLVNQGALQEDLDIRVHSIEGFNPDTLARTLNSLVGLTQGVGVIALDHPTVREAMRELSLSGVPIVTLVSDILHVPRAGYVGIDNRAAGRLAGYLLGRFLGSGTKRKIALFAGSLSYRGHEEREMGFRHVITEEFPDLDVVELREVRDDRQRAYEEAVSLFKRHPDLSGIYNIGAGNAGIGLALQETGIASSVIFVGHELTESTKRFLLDGTIDAVIDQNPRVEAREAISMLKNTILGGKFDHHPPRLQVIFRENIPES